The Mustelus asterias chromosome 18, sMusAst1.hap1.1, whole genome shotgun sequence genome has a window encoding:
- the dorip1 gene encoding dopamine receptor-interacting protein 1 isoform X1 produces the protein MDAISVPYGVNVVGTAGEAHHFLKQTGKGYCQPERTKTLFEEIRASVTNNSNEDRSFWRPVLPWGGVYTIKAGKKAMACTPLYVKISLKNTCSIDGFLMLLYVILSENENFRRELPSYLGKEFVERFLYLMDSCKFTTVKLLWIWDKMEKCQYKSEVHKASLEIDLFGNEHENFTRNLENLMSTIQETYCSNGRCPARLQEDQRKTIIISPSHDSLLGDVIQAAVDELFCPRTELCEELGCNGQREFTQRIFCHDAPPFVILNMEQWKSEELAYVPYNLAVAKQRYTLEGATLFNKEEHHYSAAFMIDGNWMHYDGLRTENLVFLNKPPELLLLSSLVYIRDRSD, from the exons GACAAAAACATTATTTGAAGAGATCCGAGCATCTGTTACAAATAATTCAAATGAAGATCGATCATTCTGGAGACCTGTTCTTCCATGGGGTGGAGTGTATACCATTAAAGCTGGAAAAAAGGCAATGGCTTGCACTCCACTATATGTTAAGATAAGCCTAAAAAACACTTGCAGCATTGATGGGTTTTTGATGTTGCTGTATGTAATTCTCAGTGAAAATGAGAATTTTCGTAGAGAGTTACCAAGCTACTTGGGAAAGGAATTTGTTGAGCGCTTTCTATATTTGATGGACTCTTGTAAATTCACAACTGTGAAGTTGTTGTGGATTTGGGATAAAATGGAAAAATGTCAGTACAAATCAGAAGTCCACAAGGCCTCGCTAGAAATTGATCTTTTTGGAAATGAACATGAAAACTTCACGAGAAACCTGGAGAACCTTATGTCTACTATTCAGGAAACTTACTGTTCGAATGGAAGATGTCCAGCACGTTTGCAGGAAGATCAGCGCAAGACAATTATCATCTC TCCTTCACATGATTCTCTCCTGGGTGATGTAATTCAAGCAGCGGTGGACGAATTATTCTGTCCCAGGACTGAGCTGTGCGAAGAACTTGG ATGTAATGGTCAGCGTGAATTCACACAAAGAATTTTTTGTCATGATGCTCCTCCATTTGTCATCCTAAATATGGAGCAATGGAAATCTGAGGAATTGGCCTATGTCCCATATAATTTGGCTGTAGCAAAGCAAAG ATATACACTGGAGGGGGCAACACTTTTTAACAAGGAGGAGCACCATTATTCTGCTGCTTTTATGATTGATGGTAATTGGATGCATTATGATGGGCTTAGAACTGAGAACTTGGTCTTTTTAAATAAACCTCCAgagctgctgctcttgtcctcccTTGTCTATATTCGAGATAGAAGTGATTAA
- the dorip1 gene encoding dopamine receptor-interacting protein 1 isoform X2, whose amino-acid sequence MVEKWLSGRMTKTLFEEIRASVTNNSNEDRSFWRPVLPWGGVYTIKAGKKAMACTPLYVKISLKNTCSIDGFLMLLYVILSENENFRRELPSYLGKEFVERFLYLMDSCKFTTVKLLWIWDKMEKCQYKSEVHKASLEIDLFGNEHENFTRNLENLMSTIQETYCSNGRCPARLQEDQRKTIIISPSHDSLLGDVIQAAVDELFCPRTELCEELGCNGQREFTQRIFCHDAPPFVILNMEQWKSEELAYVPYNLAVAKQRYTLEGATLFNKEEHHYSAAFMIDGNWMHYDGLRTENLVFLNKPPELLLLSSLVYIRDRSD is encoded by the exons ATGGTGGAAAAATGGTTGAGTGGCAGAAT GACAAAAACATTATTTGAAGAGATCCGAGCATCTGTTACAAATAATTCAAATGAAGATCGATCATTCTGGAGACCTGTTCTTCCATGGGGTGGAGTGTATACCATTAAAGCTGGAAAAAAGGCAATGGCTTGCACTCCACTATATGTTAAGATAAGCCTAAAAAACACTTGCAGCATTGATGGGTTTTTGATGTTGCTGTATGTAATTCTCAGTGAAAATGAGAATTTTCGTAGAGAGTTACCAAGCTACTTGGGAAAGGAATTTGTTGAGCGCTTTCTATATTTGATGGACTCTTGTAAATTCACAACTGTGAAGTTGTTGTGGATTTGGGATAAAATGGAAAAATGTCAGTACAAATCAGAAGTCCACAAGGCCTCGCTAGAAATTGATCTTTTTGGAAATGAACATGAAAACTTCACGAGAAACCTGGAGAACCTTATGTCTACTATTCAGGAAACTTACTGTTCGAATGGAAGATGTCCAGCACGTTTGCAGGAAGATCAGCGCAAGACAATTATCATCTC TCCTTCACATGATTCTCTCCTGGGTGATGTAATTCAAGCAGCGGTGGACGAATTATTCTGTCCCAGGACTGAGCTGTGCGAAGAACTTGG ATGTAATGGTCAGCGTGAATTCACACAAAGAATTTTTTGTCATGATGCTCCTCCATTTGTCATCCTAAATATGGAGCAATGGAAATCTGAGGAATTGGCCTATGTCCCATATAATTTGGCTGTAGCAAAGCAAAG ATATACACTGGAGGGGGCAACACTTTTTAACAAGGAGGAGCACCATTATTCTGCTGCTTTTATGATTGATGGTAATTGGATGCATTATGATGGGCTTAGAACTGAGAACTTGGTCTTTTTAAATAAACCTCCAgagctgctgctcttgtcctcccTTGTCTATATTCGAGATAGAAGTGATTAA